A genomic region of Xanthomonas fragariae contains the following coding sequences:
- the thiC gene encoding phosphomethylpyrimidine synthase ThiC translates to MNAAPTVLQQQAQSLSEAVTQPIPGSRKIFVQGSRADLQVPMREIALTRTPTLFGGEDNPPLSVYDTSGPYTDPHAAIDLVAGLDPLRAGWIAERGDTVALDGLSSNFGRGREHDVRLDAVRFPARRLPRVARDGANVTQMHYARRGIITPEMEFVAIRENQRLEAVTDAMLRKQHPGEAFGAAIQQRITPEFVRDEIARGRAILPNNINHPESEPMIIGRNFLTKINANIGNSAVSSGIAEEVEKLVWSIRWGGDTVMDLSTGKHIHETREWIIRNSPVPIGTVPIYQALEKVDGRAEELTWEIFRDTLIEQAEQGVDYFTIHAGVLLRYVPLTAKRVTGIVSRGGSILAKWCLAHHKENFLYTHFEDICQIMKAYDVAFSLGDGLRPGCIADANDAAQFGELETLGELTKIAWKHDVQTMIEGPGHVPMQLIKENMDKQLRECGEAPFYTLGPLTTDIAPGYDHITSAIGAAMIGWFGTAMLCYVTPKEHLGLPNRQDVRDGIMAYKIAAHAADLAKGHPGAQVRDNALSKARFEFRWDDQFHLGLDPEKAKEFHDQTLPKDAHKLAHFCSMCGPHFCSMKITQDVRDYAAEHGMDEEHALSAGMDEKSAQFLAQGAQVYRAS, encoded by the coding sequence ATGAATGCCGCGCCCACCGTTTTGCAGCAACAAGCCCAGTCGTTGTCCGAGGCTGTGACCCAGCCGATTCCCGGTTCCCGCAAGATCTTCGTGCAAGGCTCGCGCGCCGATCTACAGGTGCCCATGCGCGAAATCGCACTGACCCGCACCCCCACATTGTTCGGTGGCGAAGACAACCCGCCGCTCAGTGTCTACGACACCTCCGGGCCGTACACCGACCCGCATGCTGCAATCGACCTTGTCGCTGGCCTGGATCCGCTGCGCGCTGGCTGGATCGCCGAGCGTGGCGATACTGTGGCGCTGGACGGGCTGAGTTCGAACTTCGGGCGCGGCCGCGAGCACGATGTACGGCTGGATGCGGTGCGCTTCCCCGCACGGCGCTTGCCGCGGGTGGCGCGCGACGGTGCCAACGTCACCCAGATGCACTACGCACGCCGCGGCATCATCACCCCCGAGATGGAGTTCGTCGCAATTCGCGAAAACCAGCGCCTGGAGGCGGTGACCGACGCGATGCTGCGCAAGCAACATCCGGGCGAAGCCTTCGGTGCGGCGATCCAACAACGCATCACGCCGGAGTTCGTGCGCGACGAGATTGCGCGCGGTCGCGCGATCCTGCCCAACAACATCAATCATCCGGAAAGCGAGCCGATGATCATCGGCCGCAATTTTCTGACCAAGATCAACGCCAACATCGGCAATAGTGCGGTGTCCTCGGGCATTGCCGAAGAAGTCGAAAAGCTGGTGTGGTCGATCCGCTGGGGCGGCGACACGGTGATGGATCTGTCCACCGGCAAGCACATCCATGAAACGCGCGAGTGGATCATCCGCAACTCGCCTGTGCCGATCGGCACGGTGCCGATCTATCAGGCGCTGGAAAAGGTCGATGGCCGCGCCGAGGAGCTTACCTGGGAAATCTTTCGCGACACCTTGATCGAGCAGGCCGAACAAGGCGTGGACTACTTCACCATCCACGCCGGCGTGTTGTTGCGCTACGTGCCGCTTACCGCCAAACGCGTCACCGGCATCGTCTCGCGTGGTGGCTCGATCCTGGCCAAGTGGTGCTTGGCGCATCACAAGGAAAACTTTCTCTACACCCATTTTGAAGACATCTGCCAGATCATGAAGGCCTACGACGTGGCGTTCTCGCTGGGCGATGGTTTGCGCCCAGGCTGCATCGCCGATGCCAACGACGCGGCGCAGTTCGGCGAGCTGGAAACGCTGGGCGAGCTGACCAAGATCGCGTGGAAGCACGATGTGCAAACCATGATCGAAGGTCCTGGCCATGTGCCGATGCAGTTGATCAAGGAAAACATGGACAAGCAGCTGCGCGAATGCGGCGAAGCACCGTTCTATACCTTGGGGCCGTTGACCACCGATATCGCCCCCGGCTACGACCACATCACCAGCGCGATCGGCGCGGCGATGATCGGTTGGTTCGGTACCGCGATGCTCTGCTATGTCACGCCGAAGGAGCACTTGGGCCTGCCTAACCGGCAGGACGTACGTGACGGCATCATGGCCTATAAGATCGCCGCGCATGCCGCCGACCTCGCCAAGGGGCATCCGGGCGCGCAGGTGCGCGACAACGCCTTGAGCAAGGCGCGTTTCGAATTCCGTTGGGACGACCAATTCCATCTCGGCCTGGATCCGGAAAAGGCCAAGGAGTTCCACGACCAGACTCTGCCCAAGGACGCGCACAAACTGGCGCACTTCTGTTCGATGTGCGGGCCGCACTTCTGTTCGATGAAAATTACCCAGGACGTACGCGATTACGCAGCCGAGCACGGCATGGACGAAGAGCACGCGCTATCGGCGGGAATGGACGAAAAGTCGGCGCAATTTCTGGCGCAAGGCGCGCAGGTGTATCGCGCTTCGTGA
- a CDS encoding helix-turn-helix domain-containing protein codes for MQQVITADRGLALSLDGASELASTTCLAASRLGSIRTVASTFTLWVQLRGRAWVESKEGRFRLRTSDWIAFDKDSHPTVQTDRSALCVGVSLDGDSLQSLAALTDATLYPGRSQLSRSDLRIALRLWRHAAAQSGSASARPLLLHLAAMQRDFIEQEQRCPGRSRSRRRQVFGRMQRARLYLEGNSDRVVRISELAQLTNFSSWYVSKTFQSLYEESPQALSARLRLERASDLLRDTSMMIGEVAAASGFDNCCSFARAFRARFGVCASHYRDQTENSPDSAKPRNATRKATVFTQS; via the coding sequence ATGCAACAGGTCATCACCGCAGATCGCGGACTTGCACTTTCATTGGATGGTGCCAGCGAGTTGGCCTCGACCACCTGTCTGGCAGCCTCGCGTCTGGGCAGCATCCGGACCGTTGCTTCGACATTCACGCTGTGGGTGCAGTTGCGCGGTCGAGCCTGGGTGGAATCCAAGGAAGGGCGTTTTCGTCTGCGCACCAGCGACTGGATCGCCTTCGACAAGGATTCGCATCCCACTGTGCAGACAGACCGCAGCGCGCTGTGCGTTGGCGTCAGCCTCGATGGCGACAGCTTGCAATCGCTGGCCGCATTGACCGACGCCACGCTGTATCCGGGCCGCAGCCAGCTATCGCGTAGCGATCTGCGGATCGCGTTGCGTTTGTGGCGTCATGCCGCTGCACAGAGCGGCAGCGCATCGGCACGCCCGTTGTTGCTTCACTTGGCCGCAATGCAACGCGACTTTATCGAGCAAGAACAACGTTGCCCAGGTCGCTCGCGTAGCCGCCGTCGTCAGGTGTTCGGTCGCATGCAGCGTGCGCGACTGTATCTGGAAGGCAATAGCGACCGCGTGGTGCGTATCAGCGAGCTGGCGCAGCTGACCAACTTTTCCAGTTGGTATGTCTCCAAGACCTTTCAAAGTTTGTATGAAGAGAGTCCGCAGGCTTTGTCGGCGCGTTTGCGTCTGGAGCGTGCATCCGACCTATTGCGTGATACCTCGATGATGATCGGCGAGGTTGCGGCCGCTAGCGGCTTCGACAATTGCTGCAGCTTCGCGCGTGCCTTTCGTGCGCGCTTTGGTGTCTGCGCATCGCACTACCGCGATCAAACGGAAAATTCGCCAGATTCGGCAAAGCCACGGAACGCGACGCGCAAAGCCACGGTGTTTACGCAATCGTAA
- the ilvC gene encoding ketol-acid reductoisomerase: MSNNIQPTIAIIGYGSQGRAHALNLRDSGFEVTIGLRPGGPTESKAQANGFTVVAPAEAVKGADLVAILTPDMVQKKLYEEVIAPNMKQGACLLFAHGLNVHFDMIKPRADLDVVLVAPKGPGALVRREYEIGRGVPCIYAVYQDTSGKAEQFALTYAGGLGGARANIIKTTFKEETETDLFGEQAVLCGGASSLVQAGFEVLVEAGYQPEIAYYEVLHELKLIVDLFYEGGITRMLEFVSETAQYGDYVSGPRVIDASTKARMKDVLTDIQNGTFTKNWVAEYEAGLPNYTKFKQADLEHPIEEVGKKLRAKMVWLNGEQQAATTPANQQAA; the protein is encoded by the coding sequence ATGAGCAACAACATCCAACCGACAATCGCGATCATCGGCTACGGCAGCCAGGGCCGCGCGCATGCGCTGAATCTGCGCGATTCCGGCTTCGAGGTCACCATCGGGCTGCGTCCCGGTGGCCCGACCGAGTCCAAGGCGCAAGCCAATGGCTTCACCGTCGTGGCGCCGGCCGAAGCAGTGAAGGGCGCCGATCTGGTTGCGATCCTGACCCCGGACATGGTGCAGAAGAAGCTGTACGAAGAGGTCATCGCGCCGAACATGAAGCAGGGCGCCTGCCTGCTGTTCGCACATGGTCTGAACGTGCATTTCGACATGATCAAGCCGCGCGCAGATCTGGACGTGGTGCTGGTCGCGCCGAAGGGCCCGGGCGCGCTGGTGCGTCGCGAATATGAAATCGGCCGTGGCGTACCGTGCATCTATGCGGTGTATCAGGACACCAGCGGCAAGGCGGAGCAGTTTGCGCTGACTTATGCCGGCGGTCTGGGCGGCGCGCGCGCCAACATCATCAAGACCACCTTCAAGGAAGAAACCGAAACCGATCTGTTCGGCGAGCAGGCCGTACTGTGCGGCGGCGCCTCCTCGCTGGTGCAGGCAGGTTTTGAAGTATTGGTGGAAGCCGGCTACCAGCCTGAAATCGCGTACTACGAAGTGCTGCACGAACTGAAGTTGATCGTGGACCTGTTTTACGAAGGCGGCATCACCCGCATGTTGGAATTTGTCTCTGAAACCGCGCAATACGGCGACTATGTCAGCGGACCGCGCGTCATCGACGCCAGTACCAAGGCGCGCATGAAGGATGTGCTGACCGACATCCAGAACGGCACTTTCACCAAGAATTGGGTGGCCGAATACGAAGCTGGCCTGCCGAACTACACCAAGTTCAAGCAGGCCGATCTGGAACATCCGATCGAGGAGGTAGGCAAGAAGCTGCGCGCCAAGATGGTGTGGCTCAACGGCGAACAGCAAGCCGCCACCACACCTGCGAATCAACAAGCGGCGTAA
- the hap3 gene encoding Hpa3 family type III secretion system protein encodes MTTTHIQINQHAPTNFFINLGVSLGLPDDLVQRIAAGEAVLGPAGMLCRVHMQPHKHADTLAAFPEVILPIAARELGGDDVVKLLALQEHLLTEYGWRLTLSNLGLLCVCPLIAAHSAEDVAAVLDRGQTIARLALEVLVAQTDESAAVVS; translated from the coding sequence GTGACCACGACTCATATTCAAATCAATCAACACGCGCCTACCAATTTCTTCATCAATCTTGGCGTCAGCCTAGGTTTGCCCGATGACCTTGTACAACGGATCGCTGCTGGCGAGGCGGTGCTTGGGCCGGCAGGGATGCTCTGCCGTGTACATATGCAGCCGCACAAGCACGCAGATACATTGGCCGCGTTTCCTGAGGTGATTCTGCCGATAGCGGCACGCGAACTAGGCGGAGACGATGTGGTGAAGCTACTCGCGCTGCAGGAGCACTTGCTGACAGAATACGGTTGGCGGCTCACGCTATCGAATCTGGGCCTGCTGTGTGTCTGTCCGTTGATCGCTGCGCACAGCGCCGAAGATGTGGCGGCGGTCTTGGACCGTGGCCAGACGATCGCGCGGTTAGCGCTGGAAGTGTTGGTAGCACAGACCGACGAATCCGCGGCGGTGGTGTCATGA
- a CDS encoding threonine dehydratase, translating to MPDSGRPSTQEPDVSDVAVSVADVLAAQARLRKYLSPTPLHYAERFGVWLKLENLQRTGSYKVRGALNALLAGLERGDERPVICASAGNHAQGLAWSAYRLGVQAITVMPYGAPQTKISGVAHWGATVRQHGNSYDEAFAFARELADQNSYRFLSAFDDPDVIAGQGTVGIELAAHAPDVVIVPIGGGGLASGVALALKSQGVRVVGAQVEGVDSMARAVRGDLREITPVPTLADGVKVKIPGFLTRRLCSSLLDDVVIVREAELRETLVRLALEEHVIAEGAGALALAAGRRVAGKCKCAVVSGGNIDATVLAALLSEVRPRPPRKPRRRNTERLRNERSAKPASKAHVLSRPSAVASTPVIAIAVEESSR from the coding sequence ATGCCTGATTCCGGCCGCCCCTCTACGCAGGAGCCAGACGTAAGCGACGTAGCCGTCAGCGTGGCAGACGTGCTTGCCGCACAGGCACGTCTGCGCAAGTACCTGTCGCCCACGCCGCTGCATTACGCCGAGCGCTTCGGTGTGTGGTTGAAGCTGGAAAACTTGCAGCGCACTGGCTCTTACAAAGTGCGCGGTGCATTGAATGCACTGTTGGCCGGGCTGGAACGCGGCGACGAGCGTCCGGTGATCTGCGCCTCGGCCGGCAACCATGCGCAAGGGCTTGCGTGGTCGGCGTATCGGCTGGGCGTGCAGGCCATCACGGTGATGCCATATGGCGCGCCGCAGACCAAGATCTCCGGTGTCGCGCATTGGGGCGCCACCGTACGCCAACACGGCAACAGCTACGACGAGGCGTTTGCGTTTGCGCGCGAGCTGGCCGACCAGAATAGCTACCGCTTTCTGTCGGCCTTCGACGACCCGGACGTGATCGCCGGCCAAGGCACCGTGGGCATCGAACTGGCCGCGCATGCGCCGGATGTGGTGATCGTGCCGATCGGCGGCGGCGGGCTGGCTTCCGGCGTGGCGCTGGCACTGAAATCGCAAGGCGTGCGCGTTGTCGGCGCGCAGGTGGAAGGCGTGGATTCGATGGCCCGCGCAGTGCGGGGCGATCTGCGCGAAATCACCCCGGTCCCCACGCTGGCCGACGGCGTGAAGGTCAAGATTCCCGGCTTCCTCACCCGCCGCCTATGCTCGAGCTTGCTCGACGATGTCGTGATCGTGCGCGAGGCCGAATTACGCGAAACTTTGGTGCGTTTGGCGCTGGAAGAACACGTCATCGCCGAAGGCGCTGGTGCCCTGGCATTGGCCGCTGGTCGCCGCGTTGCGGGCAAATGCAAATGTGCGGTGGTCTCTGGCGGTAATATCGACGCAACTGTTCTGGCCGCGCTCTTGTCCGAGGTGCGGCCGCGGCCGCCACGCAAACCGCGTCGTCGCAATACCGAACGACTTCGCAACGAACGCAGCGCCAAACCAGCTTCCAAAGCACACGTTCTTTCCCGCCCATCCGCAGTCGCTTCAACGCCTGTCATCGCCATCGCCGTAGAGGAGTCTTCCAGGTGA
- the ilvG gene encoding acetolactate synthase 2 catalytic subunit, with amino-acid sequence MNTSAHSTPRNGARWLTQALEAEGVETLFGYPGGTIMPFYDALVDSRLKHILVRHEQGAALAANGYARASGRVGVCVATSGPGASNLVTGIADAMLDSVPMVCLTGQVATSLLGTDAFQELDVFGMTMPIVKHSFLVRRVEDLPEMVREAFRIAREGRPGPVLIDLPKDVQIADASQLPDHVPAAVLPPPAPEDAKLAEALAAIAGAERPVVYGGGGIALAGAVEAFRRFVEATGIPTALTLRGLGALPHAHPDYLGMLGMHGTRAANMAIQECDLLVVVGARFDDRATGKLSEFAPFARVIHLDADAYEISKLRTADIAVPGDVSVSLKALSAARGNCQAWRTRCFANREKFGARYDAPGTDIYAPALLKRLSEVAPVDTIIACDVGQHQMWVAQHCRFNDPRNHLTSGALGTMGFGLPAAMGAQFACPDRTVVLVSGDGSFMMNVQELVTIARCKLPVKIVLLDNSSLGMVRQWQELFFAERYSEIDLSDNPDFAALAQVFGIPAKRIIARGDVDAALAELLAQPGPGLLHVAIDARANVWPLVPPNTANSTMLDSNPALAVKETSHALPA; translated from the coding sequence ATGAACACCTCCGCACACAGCACGCCCCGCAACGGCGCGCGCTGGCTGACGCAGGCCCTGGAAGCCGAGGGCGTGGAAACGCTGTTCGGTTATCCGGGCGGCACCATCATGCCGTTCTACGACGCCCTGGTGGACTCCAGGCTCAAGCACATCCTGGTTCGTCACGAGCAGGGCGCCGCACTCGCCGCCAACGGCTACGCCCGTGCCAGCGGTCGGGTCGGCGTGTGCGTGGCCACCTCCGGCCCAGGCGCGTCCAATCTGGTCACCGGCATCGCCGACGCGATGCTTGATTCGGTCCCGATGGTGTGCCTTACCGGCCAGGTCGCCACATCGTTGCTGGGCACCGATGCGTTCCAGGAACTGGACGTGTTTGGCATGACCATGCCGATCGTCAAGCACAGCTTTCTGGTGCGGCGTGTGGAGGATCTTCCGGAAATGGTGCGCGAGGCCTTTCGCATCGCGCGCGAAGGACGTCCTGGGCCGGTCCTGATCGACCTGCCCAAGGACGTGCAGATCGCCGATGCCTCGCAGTTGCCCGATCACGTGCCGGCGGCGGTGCTGCCGCCTCCGGCGCCGGAAGACGCCAAGTTGGCAGAAGCATTGGCAGCCATTGCCGGTGCCGAACGCCCGGTGGTGTACGGCGGTGGCGGAATCGCGTTGGCTGGTGCGGTGGAGGCGTTTCGGCGCTTTGTCGAAGCCACCGGCATCCCGACCGCGCTGACCTTGCGCGGCCTGGGTGCGTTGCCGCATGCGCATCCGGATTACCTGGGGATGCTGGGCATGCACGGCACGCGTGCGGCCAACATGGCAATCCAGGAATGCGATCTGTTAGTGGTGGTGGGCGCGCGTTTCGACGACCGTGCCACCGGCAAGTTGAGCGAGTTCGCACCGTTCGCGCGCGTCATCCATCTGGATGCCGATGCGTATGAAATTTCCAAGCTGCGCACTGCCGACATCGCAGTGCCTGGCGATGTGTCCGTGAGTCTGAAAGCCTTGAGCGCGGCACGTGGCAACTGTCAGGCATGGCGCACGCGTTGCTTTGCGAATCGCGAAAAATTCGGTGCGCGTTACGACGCGCCCGGTACCGATATCTATGCACCAGCGCTGCTCAAGCGCCTGAGCGAAGTGGCCCCGGTCGACACCATCATCGCCTGCGATGTGGGTCAGCATCAGATGTGGGTGGCCCAGCATTGCCGCTTCAACGATCCGCGCAACCATCTCACCAGCGGCGCGTTGGGCACGATGGGCTTCGGCCTGCCGGCGGCGATGGGCGCGCAGTTTGCCTGCCCCGACCGCACCGTGGTGCTGGTTTCAGGCGATGGCAGCTTCATGATGAATGTCCAAGAGCTGGTTACCATCGCGCGTTGCAAGCTGCCGGTGAAAATCGTGCTGCTGGACAACAGTTCGCTGGGCATGGTGCGGCAGTGGCAGGAGCTGTTTTTCGCCGAGCGCTACAGCGAGATCGATTTGTCCGACAACCCGGATTTCGCCGCGTTAGCGCAGGTGTTTGGTATTCCGGCCAAGCGCATCATCGCGCGCGGCGATGTGGATGCGGCGCTGGCCGAACTGCTGGCGCAACCGGGCCCGGGCCTGCTGCATGTCGCCATCGATGCACGCGCCAACGTGTGGCCGCTGGTGCCGCCCAACACTGCCAACAGCACCATGCTGGACAGCAATCCCGCACTCGCCGTCAAGGAGACATCGCATGCGTTACCGGCTTGA
- a CDS encoding IS5 family transposase, which translates to MQLTFGDAEGLGKRKQTRREIFLAEMEQVVPWRHLLGLIAPHYPVSGRPGRQPYALATMLRIHLLQQWYALSDPAMEEALHEIRTLRRFARLGGLDNVPDETTILNFRRLLETHGLAARMLEAVNADLVRKGQSLRSGTIVDATLIAAPSSTKNTDRARDPEMHQTKKGNQWYFGMKAPIGVDEFSGLVHHVRCTAANVADVTVTHALLHGKEDSVFGDSGYTGADKREELQTCKAGFFIAAKRSTIQAIGNKRERRQEERWEYFKASVRAKVEHPFRVIKRQFGYTKVRYRGLAKNTAHVLTLFALSNLWMVRRQLLPARG; encoded by the coding sequence ATGCAACTGACGTTCGGTGACGCTGAAGGTTTGGGCAAGCGCAAGCAGACTCGCCGCGAGATCTTCCTGGCCGAGATGGAGCAGGTGGTTCCGTGGAGGCATTTGCTCGGACTGATCGCGCCGCACTATCCGGTGTCGGGGCGGCCTGGTCGACAGCCGTACGCACTGGCGACGATGTTGCGGATTCATTTGCTGCAGCAGTGGTATGCGTTGAGCGATCCGGCGATGGAAGAAGCGTTGCACGAGATCCGGACCTTGCGCCGTTTTGCCCGGCTCGGCGGTTTGGACAATGTTCCCGACGAGACCACGATTCTCAACTTTCGCCGCTTGCTGGAAACCCATGGCCTTGCAGCGCGGATGCTGGAGGCCGTCAACGCGGATCTGGTGCGCAAGGGTCAGAGCCTGCGGTCCGGCACGATCGTCGATGCAACCCTGATCGCTGCGCCCAGTTCGACCAAGAACACCGACCGCGCGCGCGACCCTGAAATGCATCAGACCAAGAAAGGCAATCAGTGGTATTTCGGGATGAAGGCACCCATCGGCGTGGATGAGTTTTCCGGGCTGGTGCACCACGTCCGTTGTACGGCTGCCAATGTGGCCGATGTCACGGTGACCCACGCATTGCTGCACGGCAAAGAAGACAGTGTGTTCGGCGACAGCGGCTACACCGGTGCGGACAAACGCGAAGAACTGCAGACCTGCAAGGCTGGTTTTTTCATTGCCGCCAAGCGTTCGACGATTCAAGCCATTGGCAACAAACGCGAGCGCCGCCAGGAAGAACGTTGGGAATACTTCAAAGCAAGTGTGCGTGCGAAGGTGGAGCATCCATTCCGCGTGATCAAACGCCAGTTTGGCTACACCAAGGTCCGCTATCGCGGCCTGGCCAAGAACACCGCGCATGTGCTGACCCTGTTCGCACTATCCAATCTGTGGATGGTGCGCCGGCAGTTGCTGCCGGCCAGGGGATAA
- a CDS encoding ACT domain-containing protein, protein MRYRLDLVLKSAEGALVRVIGMTERRGFRPCAIQGASAVDDAGRWHLQLDVDSIRPPETLRLQLEKVYDCESVAITAVDSVEAAA, encoded by the coding sequence ATGCGTTACCGGCTTGATCTGGTGCTGAAGTCGGCCGAAGGCGCGCTGGTGCGCGTGATCGGCATGACCGAGCGCCGCGGCTTCCGCCCATGCGCCATCCAAGGCGCATCCGCTGTGGACGATGCCGGCCGTTGGCATCTGCAATTGGACGTGGACAGCATCCGTCCGCCGGAAACGCTGCGCCTGCAGTTGGAAAAGGTCTACGACTGCGAATCGGTGGCGATCACTGCAGTCGACTCGGTCGAGGCCGCCGCATGA
- the xopF1 gene encoding type III secretion system effector XopF1, whose protein sequence is MEETSTSTQSELLKGLRHPSRRMSFKNSDASKLASEGTLSFTESGRSSDASGFSFQYVPSRSEFLPASDASELMFETGSRNFGSFGASEASELSFRSAHTDFMPPDLQMSITPDMSEPQVSEPLANSSAQALETLKNTLRSHLRGIRFEEESTTQRDLENQYLQWADARLQERVAAFGPDAGYQIGGDMAAIGAKATLPIAYECLRKLMIVTTRQPLGVFTGTTYDKHRIPGSEPVSMAAVAALGSSAGSYVCDTFLVPAMDRRARVANLPRFKAIDPKVLVPDPPPVALEISTHGKKRFSVRGGRDLATAQEKADVYESRKRISEWQAVLEERSVRTFLFKPGVNAVVNGARRIPSGPAHTPIGQTAMAALAIGSWGIAHQAILETGKALACTGQASVPDLVGGHQRLNTFLLSLPDTARPPTQWSDAIHFPRYLLETGKEGMALAKHAWNTAGAVTDAVNDVLFRHVSANMLATFASTSVGRFIASLWRGGRYTAPPNEAVNAPAVLFGQGAATATNDMVWNAVKSKNGSYTANATRLDQARAVEAARHDLTITETTRALVDSIRSVYEALDPARAMEEGSPSRQRLQPSHLQALFRVLEQLNLEIDMQDVPLEKVDAAYNLWREEKDFFNSCIPSKNSSESIADAAAVTTLVDQLGTLQQAISQRQQLKRWEQGRS, encoded by the coding sequence ATGGAAGAAACCTCAACATCAACGCAATCCGAGTTATTAAAGGGGCTGAGGCATCCTTCGCGCCGCATGTCGTTCAAAAACTCTGATGCGTCCAAGTTGGCGTCAGAGGGCACACTAAGCTTTACCGAATCCGGGCGTTCCTCTGATGCGTCCGGGTTCTCGTTCCAATACGTACCAAGCCGTTCCGAATTCTTGCCGGCCTCTGATGCGTCCGAGCTTATGTTCGAAACCGGATCAAGAAATTTCGGATCCTTTGGTGCCTCCGAAGCGTCCGAGTTGTCGTTTAGAAGTGCGCATACGGACTTTATGCCACCCGACTTGCAGATGTCGATCACGCCCGATATGTCAGAGCCCCAAGTGTCAGAGCCTCTAGCCAATAGCAGCGCACAGGCGCTGGAAACGTTGAAGAACACGCTACGTTCGCACCTGAGGGGTATTCGTTTTGAAGAGGAATCGACTACCCAGAGAGATCTGGAGAATCAGTATCTGCAGTGGGCGGACGCACGCTTGCAGGAGCGCGTGGCGGCATTCGGGCCAGACGCCGGATATCAGATCGGCGGCGATATGGCAGCGATAGGAGCCAAGGCCACGTTGCCGATCGCTTACGAGTGCTTGAGGAAGCTCATGATCGTAACAACGCGTCAACCATTGGGCGTGTTCACGGGCACCACCTACGATAAACACAGAATTCCTGGATCGGAACCCGTGAGTATGGCGGCCGTAGCGGCACTTGGTTCCTCGGCAGGGTCTTACGTTTGCGATACGTTTCTGGTGCCGGCGATGGACCGGCGCGCGCGCGTGGCAAATTTGCCAAGATTCAAAGCGATCGATCCAAAGGTACTGGTGCCCGACCCGCCGCCGGTCGCTCTGGAGATATCCACCCACGGCAAAAAGCGCTTCAGTGTCCGTGGCGGGCGGGACCTCGCGACGGCACAGGAGAAGGCGGATGTCTACGAGAGCCGCAAGCGGATCAGTGAATGGCAAGCGGTGCTGGAAGAAAGGTCGGTCCGCACCTTTCTGTTCAAGCCAGGGGTAAATGCGGTGGTCAACGGTGCGCGCCGGATCCCCAGCGGGCCGGCACATACGCCCATTGGTCAGACGGCGATGGCCGCGCTCGCCATCGGTAGTTGGGGGATTGCGCATCAGGCCATTCTGGAGACCGGTAAAGCCCTTGCCTGCACTGGTCAGGCGAGTGTTCCAGACCTGGTGGGTGGGCACCAGCGTCTTAATACCTTCTTGTTGTCCTTGCCGGATACGGCGCGTCCACCCACGCAATGGTCCGATGCGATCCATTTTCCACGCTATTTGCTGGAGACCGGCAAGGAGGGGATGGCGTTGGCCAAGCATGCCTGGAACACCGCCGGCGCGGTCACGGACGCGGTGAACGATGTGCTGTTCCGTCATGTGTCAGCCAATATGCTGGCCACGTTCGCCTCTACCAGCGTAGGCAGGTTTATCGCCTCGCTTTGGCGTGGTGGCAGGTATACAGCTCCGCCAAATGAAGCCGTCAACGCGCCCGCGGTACTGTTCGGACAGGGTGCGGCCACGGCCACCAATGACATGGTCTGGAATGCCGTCAAGTCCAAGAACGGTTCCTACACTGCAAACGCGACACGCTTGGACCAAGCGCGTGCTGTCGAGGCGGCCAGGCACGACCTGACGATCACAGAAACGACGCGGGCGCTAGTGGACTCGATCAGGTCCGTGTATGAAGCGCTGGACCCAGCGCGCGCGATGGAAGAGGGAAGCCCTTCACGTCAACGTCTTCAACCGTCCCATTTGCAGGCCCTATTCCGCGTGCTTGAGCAGCTGAATCTGGAGATCGATATGCAAGATGTGCCGCTGGAGAAGGTTGACGCTGCCTACAATCTTTGGCGTGAAGAAAAGGATTTTTTCAATAGCTGCATCCCATCGAAGAATAGCTCGGAGAGTATCGCCGATGCTGCCGCTGTGACCACGCTTGTTGACCAGTTGGGTACTCTCCAGCAGGCCATAAGCCAGCGTCAGCAGCTAAAGCGATGGGAGCAGGGGCGTAGCTGA